The following proteins are co-located in the Solanum pennellii chromosome 1, SPENNV200 genome:
- the LOC107016307 gene encoding universal stress protein PHOS32, whose amino-acid sequence MEGGGRFVGVAVDFSACSNKALKWAIDNILRKGDHLILVTVRPEGHYEEGEMQLWEATGSPLIPLSEICDGHTMKRYGVNPDPETLQMITLAARQMEITVVMKIFWGDAREKLCEAIDKTPLSCLVIGNRGLGKIKRVIMGSVSNYVVNNATCPVTVVKNAED is encoded by the exons ATGGAAGGAGGTGGTAGATTTGTTGGGGTCGCAGTCGATTTCTCAGCTTGCAGCAACAAAGCTCTCAAATGGGCCATTGATAATATTCTTCGTAAAGGGGATCATCTTATTCTCGTTACTGTTCGTCCTGAAGGACACTATGAAGAAGGAGAGATGCAGCTCTGGGAGGCCACTGGTTCTC CTTTAATACCGTTATCAGAGATATGTGATGGCCACACAATGAAGAGGTATGGGGTTAACCCTGACCCTGAAACATTGCAAATGATAACCCTTGCCGCTAGGCAGATGGAG ATTACAGTAGTCATGAAAATTTTCTGGGGAGATGCTCGAGAGAAGTTATGTGAAGCAATCGACAAAACTCCCTTGAGCTGTCTGGTCATAGGGAACAGAGGGCTTGGAAAGATCAAGAG GGTTATTATGGGCAGTGTAAGCAACTATGTGGTGAATAATGCTACCTGCCCTGTTACTGTTGTGAAGAATGCAGAAGACTAA